TCCCACATATTCTCTTCAATCTATGATTCTCATTCTGACCAATCTATGTGTCCCTTACTGACCATTCTATCTCTTAAAGTATCCTTCTATTCCACATATACTTCTCAACCAATCTTTTGCACCCTTTCAATCCTTCTTTACTGCACATTTGGATTATTCCCCAACATATTCCCACTGCTTTATTACACAAAGTCGTGCCTCTTTTTTGTTCAGATAGagtggaatattttttttcagtatttaccCCAGTAAAGGatcccttttatattatatttgatcTATGACTATGTATACATAATGATACATTTAGCGATATAGACAAATATTACACAGATTCACAGTACCTGCAGAGAAGGGAAGGAATgcgtcatttttcaaaaattttcctTCTGAGTCAAGGAAATGTTCAGGGTAAAATTCTTCTGGTTTTTTGAAATAAGCTTTGTCTCGCAGAACAGATGTCAGCAGTGGAATCACTTGGGTTCCCTAAAACGGAAACAATCATAATTGAAAAAGTAAGAGATTTTTGTATTTCCTAAAGCATTTGGTGGTAAATAGACATAGAATTGAATATCtgctatttactgtatgtataggAGGGGATCTAAGAAATCTGATGAAAAAGTTGGATGTCCTTGTGATGATACTACTACTACATGTGTAACTTTAGTTCTTAGGAATACCTATTGCTGCCAtcaattgtatatactgtagaattTGTTCACATTCTCCAAACACACCTCCTCCATATATTAGCTGGGTTTTATGTACGGTTACTGGGCACTTGTGTAAAGCTAAAGAGAACACTGAAAACTGAACCACTGTAAACCTTTGTATGCCGTCACTTACACTGGTGGTGAAAACACACTCTTAACATTGTTCAGActactacaagttaaaaaatgaagCCTGAAATAAAGGTCTGATTGGTAGCCATGAGCAATTGCACTGTTGAAGTTTtacacctatgttagtaaatctgtcccactgTGGGACAGATTTACCCACAGTAAATACATCTAACCAACCTtaaagtgtaaaaagaaaatacctTTGGAAGGAAGTAGCCTCTAAATGTGACATCCTTAGTTGTTGCATGAGGAAGGGCACTAGGGGCAAGGTTGGCAAATCTCTGGATCTCATGAATAACGGCATCAGTATAGGGCATTTGTTTCCGGTGGTCGAGCCGAGGTTCTGCTGATCCAATCACTTGATCAATTTCATCTTGGACTTTTTCTGGAGGAAACATAAAGCAGAGATGGAGTTGAGTTTGGAGGAATTCAGTTGTAAGAAAGTGTTAACAGTTCCCAGTGGCAGattataataaagaatattgGGGAAAAGCCAATCATTTACATCAGCTATGGTTGGCCTCATCTGGAGCTATGTGCTATGAAAACTAATATGGattgcttttattttacaatataagaaGGGTGCCAGAATCCATTGTGTAATGAGCTGGGATTACTCCACAAGGACCTGTGCTTTCAGTAAATAATGGGCTAAATTGCTTGTAACCACCTTCTCCCTGGACCTGGCAATGTTTTGTATTTGATGGAATTATTCCCTGTATTACAGAATGTATAAAAATGATCAAGtcttcattaagggggttatttatcaaaggtcaacttttagaggtttctcgaataaactcacaactcaaatgttttctgatttaggaaaaaaaactctaatcagtgaattcagggtgaaaaccccaaaaactcaaattaatcgagttttctggGGAAAAACTCCCTTTCCCTTACTTTGAATGTCTGGATATTTCATCATCAACAGGATACCCCAGCGTAGAGTGGTAGAAGTCGTCTCCATTCCAGCCCCAAATAAATTGCTTAAAAGTATTTTCAAGTTATCATCATGGAAAAACTTTGTAGAAGAAGACTTCTCCTGAAATTGCAGAGCTAAATGAATATTGTCTTAATCACAGATAAACAAGGCACAAAACAGTTATGGACTGCTCTTCAGTGCACAGGTTCAGCCATTGAAATAAACTGGCATAATTCCGGTTTAGCAGTGAATTTATCATTACCTCTTGTTGCTTGACAAGGAATGTGTCAATGAGATCCCTCTGGTCATTTACATCCAATTGATCTCTGTGTTTGGTAAATGTTTCTTTAAGAAAGTTTAATAATTTTTCGGAGTTCTCAAAAATAGTTTTGTGACTTCCAGGAATCCATCGCATAATAGACGGATAAGTGTTATACAGCTTGAAGAAATAATACAACAGAAACATGTTTGAAAAAATGTTCAGTTACATAATAAAAGCATATTACTCCCCATGTTAGTTACCCATAAAGAGTATGGGAAGAAAAATCTACTTTACAAAATGAGTGTGTTTCCCCCAAAGGTAAAGAAAACGGAAGATCTGGTAGAAGACTCAGTAGAGTTGTCATTATTAGAtaatccctttaatgtacatgCTCCACCTTCATGAGAAGAGAACAAAGAAGAGGACAAAGAACCAGAACCTGGGCAGAAATCCTTAGCATGGGAATGTGACCCATTGAAATATAGCCAACCAGTATTAAGACTAGTATTCCTAAATCGAGGTTCTATGGGAGTAGAAAGAATTCACATAATAGCTTACCATGACAATAGGACGTCCCCCAAGCCTGACATTTTCACTGACACTTTTTATAAGTTTGAGCAGTGTTGGATCCTGATACTCAAAGCGGTGGTTGAGCAGTATGTGCACAATGATGTTGGCTACAGCGGCGTTCAATATCAAGGTGTTATCAAAGGGCTTCCCTGGGGTAGAAAGGAAAGAAATTGAAGATACACTCACTATTGCACTTTTTGCATTTTCTTAGCCTGTCTTGAaaaaaaggtgtactgccaatATGCAATTAATCTTATTCTTGCTGTCAGCTACAAGATATCTCGGACTGACTTCTTGATTGTTGGTAATCTCTTCACCGTGGCACTCCAATACTAATTTGCTCCCCTTTCCTACTTTGCCAGCCTGCTTGTGTCATGACTTCTATCTCTCATTTGTTATCCCTTGAAATGAATCCTTGAAAAAGTCCAAGTAATATTTGTGAATGCacaattttctaattttctattcCATGACCTACCATCATGGGACTTGAACATTTCCACTAAACAGTCACATTCTTCACCGATTCTGTCTTCTATAGTTTTCTTCCCCATCCCAAAGTCTCTCAGTGTAGAGATAGTGAATCTTCTCATCACTTTCCAGTTCTCACCGTCGGCAAAAATAACACCTGATTAGATGGAAGAAGCCATGCATTGAGCTAAATACAATTGAAGTTGAATCTATCCATAAAGACACTGCTGCAACTAAAGTCAATGTACACAATATAAGACAGGGAGGCTGATTGATTAATCATTTCAGACTGAGAGAAAATTGAGAAATATATGTTTGTCCTGAGGAAGACATCCCTCTTTGACGTTGATATGGTTTTGAAAGTAAAACTTTCAAGTAATTAAAGTAATTGTGTTTCAGTAGTTGCATTTTCCCCTTAATTGCTAGCAAATTTAAGAAATAAATCTTGGATAAATAAAGTTTGTACTGCATTTAATTATGGTAAAACAAGAAATTAgcaaaaaatttcaatttcaatgaGGCTGTTAAAATATCAGTtatctaaataaatttaaaaaacttgcttCAATGCTTCCGATACACCCCACATTGACTTTTATAGAATCTCGTCAGGTGTTGGTAGTTTTCCATTAAgttcattttattataaaaatttgagtttgaggAAACATTAACACAAATATATTTGAGATCAAGATATTTTTTCCTGCGATGTTCTCAAATTGCGTTAACAAATTTACCCCTTAGAATAAAAATGTCTTGTTTGTAATACAGAACATGCATTCTATAAATTATACAGAATATTTACTAAAtaatttatgaatacattttgaataGTATCACTCTGTTGTATCTTCTACATCTGCATTCTCCAAGGCACcttctaatacatttttattctaagGTAGAGCGTTGTGAGTAGCATTAGGCATATGAATAGTTTCTATTTCAGAAGGTTTTCACTgcatcttttcattttattttagcccTTGTTACCCTAAACTTGATGGCTTTACCATCTGCCATGATATAAGgagatactggggcatatttAGTAAGGCGCAAAGCTCATTTTTCTTGGCGAAAGTTCGCCAAAATGATAATCTGCAAAGAcattgcagatttactaaaaggccaataagacaatttgctagtgaaaaagCTCAGATAGAGCTTTTCTCAGATAGAGAAGTTTTGCATTGTTTCACCAGGAAAATTTTTGATTAGGTTCTAcctgaagctacatcctcaacattattatgtcagtgacatcatttcctgtatgccaaaaaaagtcattaaaacaaGACAAAACTATTgtgctttttcatattttaatgtgggattatgtttactagttgtaactgttaaatataggTAATTTATACTTCTTtcaccatttgaagctcatgccacatttgttttaggatggactcgtgtctaggacaatagaggatgtcttctgtctttattttgcttcattcttagtaataagtggccacttccagcaatttgaccaacatcactaataaatacatgtaagtacatatgacctttatatacccaccaggaagaaagtaacgctagagaaaattcactaagaaacttttcattttCACTGGGGAAAGTATGCCAGCGTTATCTTGCTGAGAtgaaattttgcattttgataaatactggtaaatttgccccattggctGCCTGCTAAGCATTTAAGCACATGATCAAAACCCAAGATGACTGAGTCCTGCAGGAGATGAGATGTAGTTGTCTATGACTGTAACAGTCATCTGTGGGCACCAGCACCCATGACCACCGTTTTTCCTATGGTCAACCCAATACCACTGCCCATTGGCACCAATGCAATCTTGTGCATTTTCATCTTGTTGCCTAAGCATGTTTCTGACTTAGTACTCACTCCAGCTCCATTTAGTATTTCCtggattttgatttatttgctgtcaatatatatactgtatatcttcatATTGAATACAATTACCATGTCCTTTAGAAGTGTCATCAAAAAGTGGTATTTTGGGCCTCCCTGAAAACTCCTCAGCATGGTTGACAAGAGCGTCCTTCACTGCGTCAGTTCCACAAAGCACAACAGTCTTCTTTGTTCCAAGCTGAATGCTGTACACTGAGCCGTACTTCTTAGCCAACTGTAATGGCATCATGAATGGAATATTGTCATCTAAATAATAATGCTTTATATGCACCTGATATGCTCGGGATACAGTAATCAGAATAATAGTTGTTTACTTAAACCTGCAAGCAATTTGTAATATTTCAACCAGTGGAACATACAGTAGCAGCACACTTTGCTCATTTACTATGGGCACAAAGCTTTATTCTGCTCTATGTTGCACCCTTGGGCCCAACTGTTTGGATTCCTAGAATTCTAAAATTCCTACAGTGGAACACAAAGAATTGGAATTCTGCACTGCTGCAATGAGTAATCATGAGGAGTGCATTTGTGTGTCCCCTGGAATGTCCCAGTTTGTGTTTTATTAAGGATACAGGGGGGTGCCAGGGATGCAAACAGGGGTTCTCCTATGGCAGACATTAAGTATAGGGCTTTTgtgacaattagtgatgggcgaatttgcgaatttcgcgaaatggcgaaaaattcgcaaaatgacgctggtgtcttgtttttgaaaaaaaaaatttgacggcggcgaatttttgacgcaaattttctcgaatttattcgctgttggcgaatcgcgcaaattcgcccatcactagtgacaatgCTTGAGAACCAAATTTTGAATCCACCACAAGCTGCACAGT
The genomic region above belongs to Xenopus laevis strain J_2021 chromosome 5L, Xenopus_laevis_v10.1, whole genome shotgun sequence and contains:
- the LOC108717227 gene encoding cytochrome P450 2K4, translated to MDPVSVLLSVVVCIFLFKVFYGEKNESQNFPPGPKPLPLIGNLHLMNMKKPYLTFMELAKKYGSVYSIQLGTKKTVVLCGTDAVKDALVNHAEEFSGRPKIPLFDDTSKGHGVIFADGENWKVMRRFTISTLRDFGMGKKTIEDRIGEECDCLVEMFKSHDGKPFDNTLILNAAVANIIVHILLNHRFEYQDPTLLKLIKSVSENVRLGGRPIVMLYNTYPSIMRWIPGSHKTIFENSEKLLNFLKETFTKHRDQLDVNDQRDLIDTFLVKQQEEKSSSTKFFHDDNLKILLSNLFGAGMETTSTTLRWGILLMMKYPDIQKKVQDEIDQVIGSAEPRLDHRKQMPYTDAVIHEIQRFANLAPSALPHATTKDVTFRGYFLPKGTQVIPLLTSVLRDKAYFKKPEEFYPEHFLDSEGKFLKNDAFLPFSAGKRICAGETLAKMELFLFFIKLLQKFTFQPPAGVEVQLTCGDAMTSIPLDHKICALPRNY